CAGCCATAGTCAAAATCCCCACCGTATTCTCCGGATTGGACTGCAAAACGAGAAAAATCccttaaaatcaaaatctcaagaggcaaacccaaaaacaaaaccctaataaatCGAATCCAAAAAGTTAGatgcattaatatatatatatatatacaaacctgGGTTTTAGCCCCGCAAAGAAGATTAACAGCTTCCGTCTGAGCCTGTAACCTACACGGAGAGTAATCTCCGTTTCGCATCCACTCCGAGTTGTCGATGCATATCATAGTCGCCTACGCAACAAGATCAAAATTTAAGCAAACCCAACATCAAAAGATCAAGCAGAAGAAATCGAGGAGAGATAAACAAAAAGGAATTCGAAATAATCACCTCGAGAACCATtgtgtcgtcgtcgtcgtcgtcgtcgtccaAAGAGCTTTCCAAAATTTGTCGTAGAGAGAAAGtcaggaaggaaggaaggaaccTTTTGTCTaataagatttagatttttgggtaatctcttttcttttcttgttgtgAGCTTCTCTTTAAATACAGcccttttatttctttctttatcctTTCACACCCCCCCACTATTttccctttattttattttcgccACCACATTATTTTACATTGGTTCTTTTTGATAAATTGCCAAAAACAAAGttgatattttctaaataaataaaacatacagAAACCATACCGCCCGCCTCacggataaaaaaaaaagtataaattcCTAATCTTATTCAAGATTACCCCCAATAACTCTACAAAAACGTCAATATAAACCGCAACCAAGAACACAATTCCACCAGATTCACTCTCTCTACTCAGGAGAATTTACAATagtgtgtaaaaaaaaaaagacagaaaaaaaacaaatacaacaagCAGTACTGTTGGATCCTGTCATGTTATCCTATGCATTAAGTGCATTTGGGATCAGAGACGATCTTGTGCTTCTGCTGATTGGCAAGTGAACATATACCTCGTGAACTTCCTGCTTACATACATCCCCTTTGTCTCGATCTATCGCGTAACATACATATATTGTGTCTATCACATCGTCTAGAACATGTACAAAGAACGCCAAGATCACTATCAGTACGACCCATGCCAGTATAGCCACCAAGTACGAATCTTTTCCCAGGTTGCTCACTCCTCTCAGAACTGCCCATGTCTGCTTTtccccatcatcatcataccccaaaaaaactatattaacaCTATTATTCTAGTATATGTTTGGTTGGTGAGAAGCAGATGCTAATAATACTTACTGCGACTGCATATGCGGCTGAGAGGACAGAGACTATTCCGGTTAGGATTCTGGTGGACACTGTTTCAACAAAAACAGCTGACAGTAGGTTGCGTCTTAATAGCTCGTAAGTCATTTTCGCAGAGGTGCAATAGGCTTCGCCTGTTATTGCTGCAAAGTTGATGGTGAACTTGTTGAGATAGTCTAGTGCTCCGAGTAATGCGTTTGCGCAGCAACGGAGCACCAAATTCACTATGCCTTGTGGGTTCTCTTCTCTTGCATTGTCCACAATTGCCCGGACCACACGAACAATGCAGATGAGAAGTCCTGATACACATATTGTACCAAAGGATTGACCAAATGCGTTCCTGAAAGAGTTAGAATtatgaaaaaaagagagtaagaaTCACACATGctttaagagaaacaaaacaggGTTTTGGAGACTAGTGCAAATTTGACTATAATCTCCTTCAGAAAATACCACTGACTGTTTATCGAAACTTTTCACATTTAAAGTAGCAAACAAGATAAGATGATGAATTCCAACACATGTATTGTATCCATTTCCATAAAAAGCCTAGACTATGAATACCATGACCTACAATCACTGAATACTTTCGATGTGAGGACTGAACCAAGAAGTATACTTTACGAGAAAAAACACAACTAAGAAACCTCAAAGCAAGGAACTCCCGAGATCACACAAGCATATATTCGAACTAAGAGCACCGTTGACTGTAAGAAAAAGTGCACAGCAAAATCATTGACAACAAGAATAAAAGAGACAATGATGTGGCAGCGAATCACCTCAAAGAACTCCGAATGCATTTTTTAGGGATTGAGTCTTCCTTGGAGAAATACCACTGAGCAATAGCTCCACTTATCACATACACTTGCATTTCTACCATTACAGCAAGAGACCAGAGCATCGTCAAAATGGCAAGCGCGTAATACGCAGGAACCCAAGAATCCTCCTGCCACTCACAAAAGTAATCACCATCCAGCTCCCGCGGCACAAACTTGCCATTAAACCTTGcaaacaccaagaacaccacAATGGGTGCATAGTACACCACTAACCCGAGAGTGAGCAATGGCAAGACAAGAAAAAGCTTCAAGTTTTTGGACAAGGCATCGGATGCAACACCGATGATTTGGATGGTGAGCTCAATTCTGTGCCAATTAGCTACTATGATCCAGACAATGATCCCGATGACTAAGAAAAGGAAGACTAGGACAAGTATTCTGTAAGCTAGAGGGAGGGAGTGACTACAAGAAGAGCTAAGAGTACAAGCGACAAACCAATAGACATTGAAAAAGATGGGAAAGAGGACAAAGAGAGGCAAACAAGCATAAACGATCTGCTTAGTGTAGTGTTTGAGCAAAAGAAGGACACTAAAACAAAAGGGCGCGCTTAAAATGAGCGTTACAACAAGGGTCCAGATCAAATTCTTCTCAAAGACTGAATCAGACGAAGAAAGCAAACCGTACATGACAGTCGAAGAAGCCCAGTAGGCATTATTATTCGCAAAGGTGGAATTTTTGACGCAGGAGCTAGAGGTGAAATCGTAGGTGAAGGAAGAGGAGCTCCCGTAATCGCTGTTTCTGTGGAATACGGAGAAGATACCAAAAGCAAAGGTGGAGAGGACGAGAAGATCGAAGAGAAGTAGGAAAGGGATGTCCTTGAAAGGTCTGGGGCCAAAATTGTATGAGATCTGAAGGAACTGAGTTGGGTCGGACTCGGGATCACTTCGACGCGGAGAATCGAGAGCCGACGTGGAGGGTTTTGAGAGAAGAGGGTGCGACGGAGAGGATGAGTCGTAAATTGCAGCGAATTTGGAGGGGTCGCCGTCATCCGCCGCCATGGTCGTCCAAAGAGTGAGAGAAAATTAGCTCCGCCTGAGTTAGATAGTAGAGAAGGAAGCAGAAGACGACGATACTCGATTTtgcatttttctcttttctttaaaaaaaaaaaaaaaaaaaaaaattaatcacagTAACTAGTTAGAGACGATGTAACTAGTAACGATGACGACGACCACCGCCCAAGCGGCGAAGCGAAGATGATTCAATCAGGATCTCGCCGCCACcacaaattttacaatttttaatttgtttagtattttaCCGTTCAAAGATGATTAATACTGTATAAATTATCTTCATCGGCATCAAAACTATTAGTAGTATATAGTTTCGTAGTATGCAttatacaaaaatgaaatttgaggaagaataaaaaaaaaacaataatcacAAACCCTCAGAGATATTGAAACGGGCTTTCTTCGAAGCCCAATGATAATAGACTTTTCTGAACCCAATGAATCTTATTAAAGCCCATACGTCGCATGCAAGGTGAGATGGTCCTACTTATTCTTAAAGAACGTGGCGTGGCGTGAGCTTGAGCGTGTGATTGCATTTTGCAAGCGTGAGAGTTTTCTTTTCACATAGACAACACACCCACAAAAGACAACTTAAGGCCTTCAATGGtgtatattatattgtataacacttttttggttttgttttttttatgaccTTATTAGAAACTTGAACGGTGATTTTAACTAGTTATATAGTTTTGCTTTGTTTACCGTTCAAAGATGATTTTCACATAGAATCCATATAACTTGAGTTTtcaaggaaataaataaatccaAGACTAATTCAAATGTATggcaaaaaaactaaaaaccaaaaaaaaaaaaaactagaaactaAAAAGGTATCCCGAAAACTACAGCCATTCATAGCCAAAATGGTACCCGAATAGGGTAGAAAACTTGTTACCAAAGCATCAACCCGTGGCACACTAGTAGCTCTTTATATACATAAACGCACGACTTCACATGATACAAAACCAACTTCGCGTATAACAACATCATCACGTGAACTCACTCAATAGGTTCAGTGTGTTCTGACATGTTGTTCCCTCTCTGAATGAAAACTCTCCCAAATAGAGAATGGCCTAACCACCCATCCAACCATATCAGGGCACTTGGTTTCATCCCACCTAATTTCTCTTGTTTTCCTTTCTCTATCTcaagattttgtgtttttgttttgaatcaagCAACATTCTTCGATGTATGCTTTCATCTTCTGGGCCCTTTCTCTCTTCACCGCCTTCAATACTCTTGCTTCTTCATCATATGGTACACATACAAGTATATTATTGCATTTACTATACAGATACAAGATTTAAGCTTGGTGATGTTTGGTATTCTTCGTGTACAGATGGACCTTTCTACGACTCCACTGCCTATACAGAGGTTTAAAGCTCTGATAAACTATTTCAATTTCACCTTTTATCACAAAAGAAACTATTTTCAGTTTCacaagatatatacatataaaaagtGCACATAGATATAACGAATAGAAAGTATATACACATATAATGAAAGTGAATTTCAACGATTATGAGCAGTGCAAAGCAGAAGCAGAGAAGCCACTTTACAATGGAGGAATGCTCAAGGACAAAAGACCTTCCGTCTCAGGGAGAGACACTCTTACAGGCGTTGGTGCTCGTTACACACCAGCTTACATATTGCACAATCTCACGCAGAACACCATCTATTGCTTCTCCAGTTAAGCATTTCATTCTTTCGCTACAGTAGCATAAGTACGTTAGCATATATGAATGAATCTGACTGATTTGAGACTGATGAACAACAGTTTGGGTGAAGATAGAGGCTGGTGCTGCATCAGCTCGTGTAAGAGCAAGGCTGAGAACAGACAACACCACTTTAAACTGCGTCGGTTCTGTGTCTGCAAAACATGGTTGCTGGTCTTTCCTCAAAGGCGGCTTCCTTCTTAATTCTCCTTCTAACCTATCCATCCTCTTCTTTGAGGTAGATCCTAGATTCTATCTATCATCAAAACATGTGATTAGATTAGATGATCACAATCAAGTGTCTGGTTAGTGCAGGCATCAGACGACGATGGTAAAGTGCAGTTACAAGTGGCGAGTGCCTCTCTTCAGCCCTTCACGCAAGAACAATGGAGGAACAGCCAAGATAACTTCATTAATACCGTAAATTTACACTAGTAATTTTCTACCATGAAAATCGGAAACGGCCGACATGATTCTTTATGTGGGTTCCCTTAAATATTTCAGGTGAGAAAACGAGCGGTGACGATTCACGTGTCCGACGAAAACGGAGGGAGCGTTGAAGGAGCGGCGGTGACAGTAGAGCAGATCTCTAAAGACTTCCCCATTGGATCTGCCATCTCCAAAACTATCCTCGGAAACATTCCTTACCAAGTAAGCCATTCACTCCTCTGTATCAGACATTTTTTGAAacctctctgtttcttgaaacggatactgtttttcttttttgtaggAGTGGTTCGTCAAAAGATTCGACGCTACGGTGTTTGAGAACGAGCTGAAATGGTACGCGACGGAGCCCGATCAAGGCAAGCTCAACTACACATTCGCTGATCAGATGATGAGTTTCGTCAGAGCCAACAGAATCATCGCTCGCGGCCACAACATCTTCTGGGAAGATCGCAAATACACTCCCAACTGGGTTCGTAACCTAACCGGAGAAGATCTCCGGTCGGCTGTTAACCGGCGTATCAGGAGTCTAATGACTCGGTACAGAGGAGAGTTCGTGCACTGGGACGTGAGCAATGAGATGCTTCACTTCGACTTCTACGAGAGCCGACTGGGAAAGAACGCGTCCTACGGGTTTTTCGCGGCGGCGCGTGAGATTGACCCGCTGGCGACTCTGTTTCTGAACGATTTCAACGTGGTTGAGACTTGTAGCGACGAGAGGTCGACGGTTGACGAATACATCGCGAGGGTGAGAGAGCTCCAATGGTACGGCGGCGCACAGATGGACATAATCGGGCTCGAGGGTCACTTCACGACGCCGAACGTGGCGCTGATGAGAGCCATCCTCGATAAACTGGCCACGCTACAGCTCCCGATCTGGCTCACAGAGATTGATATCAGCAACAGCCTCGACAACCGCACTCAGGTCAAATacttggttatttccggtttaCTTTTGTTTGATGTAACTCCGCAATTTTTATCCGGTTTTTGTTCGGTTTATTCACGCTATGACgctttggttatttccggttgaATTGAACATGCATAACAAAGATTATATGTGTAGGGTCACTTATTCACGCTATAACGCTTTGGTTATTTCCGGAAATTTGGTAATGGTTTCAGGCGATTTATTTGGAACAAGTGTTACGTGATGGATTCTCACACCCATCGGTGAGTGGTATAATGCTATGGACCGCACTGCATCCATACGGGTGTTACGAAATGTGCCTTACGGACGATAAATTCAGGAACCTTCCAGCCGGAGACATGGTCGATCAAAAGCTTATAGAATGGAAGACCGGTGAGGTTAAGGCGACAACAGACGACCATGGTACCTCAAGCTTCGACGGCTTTTTGGGAGAGTATAGAGTTGGCATCATATACCAAGGTAAAACGGTTAATACGTCTTTCTCGCTATCTCGAAGCCATGAGACCAAACATGTTAGGCTCCAAATCTAACCTCTCTGTTTAAGATTATCTATTAAAGATTTTACGGTGGGAATCAtacttttacaaatatatatatatataaatgaatatttattttagctTGCAAATATTCAAAGTGAATGtactggtggtggtggggacaaaagtaaagaaacaacAGGTCAAAAAGGAGGGACGAGACTTTGTGGCGTGGGAAAACtatttttacaataaattttgTGACATATATAGAGAcatcaaatcaaacataaaatccCTGCAAAGTAACTTGAAAAAGCTAAAGTGGAATCATTCATATCACACAGCCATTATCAGTGAGCCCCATCTTGGCTCTGACGACATTATCATGAACTTAAATGTTTAACTCTCTCTCTAGGAATTAAAGACACAAACCTACCATTATTCAGACAATAAATTTGAAGTTAGCTTAAATGGAATATAGTACTAACTTTGGCGCTCTAGATCTcgactaaaccctaaaaaaatcattatatcaCAAAAACATATTTCACAATTTCGTAACATGAACCATCTTCAAAAGACAGATGAAACAAGAACACACGCACACACGACAAAGCTAGAAatgcaaaaccctaaaacaccaaatttgtTGCAGTCTTGAAGCGAAAAACATTGAGAATCAACAGACAAACTAAACAAATGCAAATGCTAACGAAACTACTACAGAGAAACCTAATTAAGACGATGATGCTACGAGAAAATAAAGGGGAAAGTAAACGCGGCGAGTATCATAGCCAGTGAAGCGCAGGCTGATCTGCTTGAGTCTCCCATGGCCAAACCAGCCATCCATGACCCGTCCTGTAGCATAGTCTCTCCCGTACCCATCTCCGACCCAGTTCCCTGAGACCCGTACACAGAACCCTGAACCTGACCTTGAGTCTGTTGACCCTGACCCGCGTAACCCGTATCCGAACCGGGCACAGGATCCGAACCTTGTGAGGTCGACGACGAGTCCGACACTGGAGGGGAGTAGCTCGTCGACTTCTGACtgttttacaaacaaaaaaaagtgattggATATTTCAACTTGCGATTtgaaacaattaaattaatGGTTTTTGACAACACAAAGAGAATCTTATTGccttaaacaaaacaattggtttatgaaaagaagagaaacaaacatCGGCTTTTCCAacgacaaagaaaaaacatataccCAAAAATCTTTCACTATAGTaggatatataaaacaaaataaaaagaagatccTAAGATTAATTATTACGAAACCCATTATTAACTcataaaaaagtttcaatttttactcAAAAAAGAAGGCAAAAAGACCAGAAATTGTGGGAAATCAAAAAGACTAATTATAGTAACTATGTGAGAAAATAGAATTAATGATGAAAGTTACCTAGGGGAAGAAGGGCAAAACGTGACGGTGTAATCACCACCGGCGCAAGTGAAAGTGCTGGTAGCATCGTCGTAGGCGTAGCTGTAGGAGCGAGGACACGCGGCTTTGAACATCTCCGAGTAAACGGAAGGCCTACAAGTAGAAGGTGTAGCATACGCGCCGCTGCAACAGTACTCCGGACTCCGGAACGCTTCACACGCGCTTTTACAAGCGTCTCCGTCGCCGTAACGCAGCTCTGCAGGGCACTGCGTGTTTATATCCGAAGTGCAACCCGTAGAAGCGCACTGCCCAGATCCACCGGCAACTTCCACGATCATCGGGATGTTGTAACCGTCGACGAGGCTCACGTCGTAGAAATCGTCTCCGCAGGTGCCTAGGGTGAACTCAGCTAGGGTTACAGGCGGAGCGGCGCCGAGTCCGACGCATTCGACTTGGTTAGAGCCGCAGTCTCCGGTTGTGCAAGCACCGGAGCCAGAACCGTCGAACTTGCAACCAGTTCGAGCCCAGAACCGACCGGACCAGCCGGTGGGGGCTTGGAGAGAGCGAGAGGTGCCTTTAGGGAGCTCGAAGCCGGTGGTGGAGAGAGTAGGAGAGCCAGCATTCGCCAGTATTCCAGGCCATACGGTGAAGCCACACCGATTAGCGAATGTGAATGTTGAGCCATAAGTACCTAAAAACGGAAACCATATCAGTAAACAGGAGAAACAAAAGaggagaaactaaaaaaaaaaaaaaaaatggaactttGAAAGGagtttaaaatgtttgattttaaataCCAGTGGAAGCTAAGAGCAGAACTATGAAGCTCAATGTGAGAGTGGAAGAGCCGCTAGGAGAAGAAAGATCCATgagattgttcttcttcttcgtcttcttgttctttctcACTGTTCTTGATCTGAATCTAAACGCAAAagtgaaggtttttttttgttgttgggaAGAAAGATGAGAGATATAGCTAAATTTGGTCGAAGTGATGatatggggttttttttttttgttccttttattttattttggtttatttagtACTAAAGTGTTTACTGGGCTCTATGCCTGACAAAATTACTCTTCTGCAATTATTAaagaattcaaaacaaaattacaaaaaaaaaaaaaaggatgaatgGAAATAGGAACAAAAAAACCCATATATATCTTCATTATTTTCATGTCCGTTTACCTTAAAGTTGTATTCATACAAATGATTGTTTTGCAGTTTGTGTAAAATGATTTGATGACAATGCTgtattttttaatcttgatgATCGAGTAGGTGATTTGCGTGTGGGGTTATCTTATTATatctttcttgatttatttgttacataaaacaagaaaaatccaTGAGTCATAGACGACGAgtgtaataaattattttactaataatGATGACCCAAACGAACGAACGTGTTGAATTGGGCTTTTAAAACACGGCACGTGTAGTTGTGGAAAATTggcccctttttaaaaaatgacaaaGCTTTGGGGATGATAAGTGGGACCTATGTGAACAAAAaacaactttattttatttatctttattatattttgtttggtgtgACATTACGCACGTAATTAAGGGTTCCACTTCCACACTCCACATTTCTTTGAGATATTCCAGTTTTTTTTCGCCAAGCCCCAAGGAGAAATTACCCCTCTTTCTatttaatcaaaagaaaaaattgtctctcttgtttctttctaattaaAAGGATTATCTAAGGGTATTTAAGGGTGTAGTGAAGTGTTCCTGAGGCGGCTACTATATTTTGAGTCTTGACTCTTGACCGTTGATTAATCATGTATGAAAAATGTGACGATGTATGTACAGAGATAGTGACACATGGAAGGAACACAGCCGGAAGATATTAGGGGAGACTGCAAGCAAGTATATGCCAAAGTACATAGAATAACTCTTTTCTGTCTTTAGGAGAGAGAAAACAACGTCCTATTTCCCCTTTGGAACTATCACATCGTACCAGATCCACTCCGATCTTTCACTTTGTTTTATATCTCTTTTCAATTTATTCGCTTCACCTATTTCTACCCGAATCCATAGTTTTATTGTTATTATCCCATCGGAATATCAAATATCGTCT
The sequence above is a segment of the Camelina sativa cultivar DH55 chromosome 10, Cs, whole genome shotgun sequence genome. Coding sequences within it:
- the LOC104716144 gene encoding CTL-like protein DDB_G0288717 isoform X1 encodes the protein MAADDGDPSKFAAIYDSSSPSHPLLSKPSTSALDSPRRSDPESDPTQFLQISYNFGPRPFKDIPFLLLFDLLVLSTFAFGIFSVFHRNSDYGSSSSFTYDFTSSSCVKNSTFANNNAYWASSTVMYGLLSSSDSVFEKNLIWTLVVTLILSAPFCFSVLLLLKHYTKQIVYACLPLFVLFPIFFNVYWFVACTLSSSCSHSLPLAYRILVLVFLFLVIGIIVWIIVANWHRIELTIQIIGVASDALSKNLKLFLVLPLLTLGLVVYYAPIVVFLVFARFNGKFVPRELDGDYFCEWQEDSWVPAYYALAILTMLWSLAVMVEMQVYVISGAIAQWYFSKEDSIPKKCIRSSLRNAFGQSFGTICVSGLLICIVRVVRAIVDNAREENPQGIVNLVLRCCANALLGALDYLNKFTINFAAITGEAYCTSAKMTYELLRRNLLSAVFVETVSTRILTGIVSVLSAAYAVAQTWAVLRGVSNLGKDSYLVAILAWVVLIVILAFFVHVLDDVIDTIYVCYAIDRDKGDVCKQEVHEVYVHLPISRSTRSSLIPNALNA
- the LOC104716144 gene encoding CTL-like protein DDB_G0288717 isoform X2, with the protein product MAADDGDPSKFAAIYDSSSPSHPLLSKPSTSALDSPRRSDPESDPTQFLQISYNFGPRPFKDIPFLLLFDLLVLSTFAFGIFSVFHRNSDYGSSSSFTYDFTSSSCVKNSTFANNNAYWASSTVMYGLLSSSDSVFEKNLIWTLVVTLILSAPFCFSVLLLLKHYTKQIVYACLPLFVLFPIFFNVYWFVACTLSSSCSHSLPLAYRILVLVFLFLVIGIIVWIIVANWHRIELTIQIIGVASDALSKNLKLFLVLPLLTLGLVVYYAPIVVFLVFARFNGKFVPRELDGDYFCEWQEDSWVPAYYALAILTMLWSLAVMVEMQVYVISGAIAQWYFSKEDSIPKKCIRSSLRNAFGQSFGTICVSGLLICIVRVVRAIVDNAREENPQGIVNLVLRCCANALLGALDYLNKFTINFAAITGEAYCTSAKMTYELLRRNLLSAVFVETVSTRILTGIVSVLSAAYAVATWAVLRGVSNLGKDSYLVAILAWVVLIVILAFFVHVLDDVIDTIYVCYAIDRDKGDVCKQEVHEVYVHLPISRSTRSSLIPNALNA
- the LOC104716145 gene encoding uncharacterized protein LOC104716145 encodes the protein MYAFIFWALSLFTAFNTLASSSYDGPFYDSTAYTECKAEAEKPLYNGGMLKDKRPSVSGRDTLTGVGARYTPAYILHNLTQNTIYCFSIWVKIEAGAASARVRARLRTDNTTLNCVGSVSAKHGCWSFLKGGFLLNSPSNLSILFFEASDDDGKVQLQVASASLQPFTQEQWRNSQDNFINTVRKRAVTIHVSDENGGSVEGAAVTVEQISKDFPIGSAISKTILGNIPYQEWFVKRFDATVFENELKWYATEPDQGKLNYTFADQMMSFVRANRIIARGHNIFWEDRKYTPNWVRNLTGEDLRSAVNRRIRSLMTRYRGEFVHWDVSNEMLHFDFYESRLGKNASYGFFAAAREIDPLATLFLNDFNVVETCSDERSTVDEYIARVRELQWYGGAQMDIIGLEGHFTTPNVALMRAILDKLATLQLPIWLTEIDISNSLDNRTQAIYLEQVLRDGFSHPSVSGIMLWTALHPYGCYEMCLTDDKFRNLPAGDMVDQKLIEWKTGEVKATTDDHGTSSFDGFLGEYRVGIIYQGKTVNTSFSLSRSHETKHVRLQI
- the LOC104716147 gene encoding thaumatin-like protein 1 — protein: MDLSSPSGSSTLTLSFIVLLLASTGTYGSTFTFANRCGFTVWPGILANAGSPTLSTTGFELPKGTSRSLQAPTGWSGRFWARTGCKFDGSGSGACTTGDCGSNQVECVGLGAAPPVTLAEFTLGTCGDDFYDVSLVDGYNIPMIVEVAGGSGQCASTGCTSDINTQCPAELRYGDGDACKSACEAFRSPEYCCSGAYATPSTCRPSVYSEMFKAACPRSYSYAYDDATSTFTCAGGDYTVTFCPSSPSQKSTSYSPPVSDSSSTSQGSDPVPGSDTGYAGQGQQTQGQVQGSVYGSQGTGSEMGTGETMLQDGSWMAGLAMGDSSRSACASLAMILAAFTFPFIFS